The Spiroplasma citri genome has a segment encoding these proteins:
- a CDS encoding GDSL-type esterase/lipase family protein — protein MKKNIATLGDSLTFGYLPMGTGKMADADNWPVKLENLLTKYYQTREIEIQTDAQPGRTIIKPLIDFGFPQDNGMDNLSVLYQKAHPIDLFMIFLGTNDYFGYDAYAKLKEIPDYQIETKIVDSLGELVNKMELLHKDNKEKVNYQVLVVCPPKVLTLHDGELLTSLPDAYQKYFAKLNIPVVNLQLAANPHPEDQSKYDGIHYTSMETMAVAQAIFDVIIAENLLNLN, from the coding sequence ATGAAAAAGAACATTGCAACTTTAGGAGATTCACTAACTTTTGGTTACTTACCTATGGGAACTGGCAAAATGGCAGATGCAGATAATTGACCAGTAAAATTAGAAAATTTATTAACAAAATATTACCAAACAAGAGAAATTGAAATTCAAACTGATGCTCAGCCAGGACGAACAATTATTAAACCATTAATTGATTTTGGTTTTCCCCAAGATAATGGAATGGATAATTTATCAGTTTTATATCAAAAAGCACATCCAATTGATTTGTTTATGATTTTTTTAGGAACAAATGATTATTTTGGTTATGATGCTTATGCAAAATTAAAAGAAATTCCAGATTATCAAATTGAAACAAAGATTGTTGATTCATTAGGGGAATTGGTTAATAAAATGGAATTGTTGCATAAAGATAATAAGGAAAAAGTTAATTATCAAGTTTTAGTGGTGTGTCCACCAAAAGTATTAACTTTACATGATGGTGAGTTGTTGACATCATTACCAGATGCTTATCAAAAATATTTTGCAAAGTTAAATATTCCTGTTGTTAATTTACAATTAGCAGCAAATCCACACCCTGAAGATCAAAGTAAATATGATGGTATTCACTATACATCAATGGAAACAATGGCTGTTGCACAAGCTATTTTTGATGTTATTATTGCAGAAAATTTATTAAACTTAAATTAA
- a CDS encoding ECF transporter S component, producing MKKVTTRMITINSIIIAIFLLFALVPSLGYITVGPVSLTLMHIFFLIGMYALYITINLNLIWVGLIYGLIFGLSSLIQTLISPGPTSFIFLNPLFSVVPRVLMGLCVGILAYFLTKTSVKLEAKIYTNQIIELTWYQRHYLKIYNIIIAFTAATLNTIFVLVFMYFIGPLIYTNPDQQRFFHTFTWIILATNYLPEMLLAVAIFPPVAYALKKLYNNS from the coding sequence ATGAAAAAAGTAACGACAAGAATGATTACAATTAATAGTATTATTATTGCAATTTTTTTATTGTTTGCGTTAGTTCCATCATTAGGATATATTACTGTTGGCCCAGTTAGTTTAACCTTAATGCATATTTTTTTTTTAATTGGAATGTATGCTTTATATATTACAATTAATTTAAATTTAATTTGAGTGGGTTTAATTTATGGTCTTATTTTTGGTTTATCTTCATTAATTCAAACACTAATTTCACCAGGTCCAACTAGTTTTATTTTTCTTAATCCATTGTTTTCTGTTGTGCCACGTGTTTTAATGGGACTTTGTGTTGGTATTTTAGCTTATTTTTTAACAAAAACTTCTGTTAAACTTGAAGCAAAAATTTATACTAATCAAATTATAGAATTGACTTGATACCAACGACATTATTTAAAAATTTATAATATTATCATTGCTTTTACTGCAGCTACTTTAAATACTATTTTTGTTTTAGTTTTTATGTATTTTATTGGTCCTTTAATTTATACTAACCCAGATCAACAACGTTTTTTTCACACTTTTACTTGAATTATTTTAGCAACTAATTATTTACCAGAAATGTTGCTAGCTGTTGCTATTTTCCCCCCTGTTGCATATGCATTAAAAAAACTTTATAATAATAGTTAA
- the hpt gene encoding hypoxanthine phosphoribosyltransferase, translating into MKIHPLVKEILITTEEIDEKCFELGQQISHYYLNEYPAKDNTILCLGLLKGCIPFMAKFIAHLVGVECETEYMVVSSYFGGVKSKDTPQILLDLPMPITNRDILLVEDIIDSGKTIKMIKDYLYLKGARSVKVVTLLDKKAGRKINLVADWYGFDVPPAFLIGFGLDYQERLRNLPYIAIADQEKLATWKWDIKK; encoded by the coding sequence ATGAAGATACATCCCCTTGTAAAAGAAATTTTAATTACTACCGAAGAAATTGATGAAAAATGTTTTGAATTAGGACAACAAATTAGTCATTATTATCTTAATGAATATCCAGCAAAAGATAATACAATTTTATGCTTAGGATTATTAAAAGGGTGTATTCCTTTTATGGCAAAATTTATTGCTCATTTAGTTGGTGTTGAATGTGAAACTGAATATATGGTTGTTTCATCTTATTTTGGTGGTGTTAAGAGTAAAGATACTCCCCAAATTTTACTTGATTTACCAATGCCAATAACAAATCGAGATATTTTATTAGTCGAAGATATTATTGATAGTGGTAAAACAATTAAAATGATTAAAGACTATTTATATCTGAAAGGAGCACGTAGTGTGAAAGTTGTTACTTTATTAGATAAAAAAGCTGGTCGTAAAATCAATTTAGTTGCTGATTGATATGGGTTTGATGTTCCACCTGCTTTTTTAATTGGCTTTGGTTTAGATTATCAAGAACGTTTACGCAATTTGCCATATATTGCGATTGCTGATCAGGAAAAATTAGCAACATGAAAATGAGATATAAAGAAGTAA
- a CDS encoding HK97 family phage prohead protease, translated as MPVFLSHNHEKILGVADLENRKDGLWAKIKIYTNTNYGKETYEIAKQMQKDNRPMQLSIGYRILKSEPTEINGQVVRYLKQIEVDKISLVPLGTNPQSKIQEIKNIKGEKNGKSKFKRIKWQNYWFQQWIRRKKEQLENMELKKNNLANKELQEQKELLTAIKKLNEEITENQKIRNEYLEKNIKNIENGNSTILQTLRGQNKWKLKLFIIKKIF; from the coding sequence GTGCCTGTGTTTTTATCTCATAATCACGAAAAAATTTTGGGTGTTGCAGATTTAGAAAACCGAAAAGACGGATTATGGGCAAAAATTAAAATATATACTAATACTAATTATGGAAAAGAAACTTACGAAATTGCTAAACAAATGCAAAAAGATAATAGACCAATGCAGTTAAGTATAGGATATCGTATTTTAAAATCAGAACCAACAGAAATAAACGGCCAAGTTGTTCGTTATTTAAAACAAATTGAAGTTGACAAAATTTCTTTGGTTCCATTAGGAACAAATCCACAGAGTAAAATACAAGAAATTAAAAATATCAAAGGAGAAAAAAATGGAAAAAGTAAATTTAAAAGAATTAAATGACAAAATTATTGATTCCAACAATGAATTAGAAGAAAAAAAGAACAATTAGAAAATATGGAATTAAAGAAAAATAATTTAGCTAATAAAGAATTACAAGAACAAAAAGAGTTATTAACTGCAATTAAAAAATTAAATGAAGAAATTACAGAAAATCAAAAAATAAGAAATGAATATTTAGAAAAAAATATTAAAAATATTGAAAACGGAAATAGCACAATTTTACAAACATTAAGGGGGCAGAACAAATGGAAATTAAAACTATTTATAATCAAAAAGATATTTTAG
- a CDS encoding phage major capsid protein, producing the protein MNEVTILEHRGKLDIAYENNSTAAKFVTEGEEIKGKTGLESIKFDGHIIATLLEFSETTKFMTIEDFEAFVIRVITNKIKEGIEQSIATGTGTGQPTGILSDTKIKIVKIKELNYDTIIEMIKSLKLGYSNGAKFVMNNETFWTIQNIKDKNDRPIWNHNISSDGVTNKILGYDVILTDTYPTFSTTNKTNCISFGKLNTYYVNFQEP; encoded by the coding sequence ATTAATGAAGTAACTATTTTAGAACACCGAGGAAAATTAGATATTGCGTATGAAAATAATTCAACAGCTGCTAAATTTGTCACAGAGGGTGAAGAAATAAAAGGAAAAACAGGATTAGAAAGTATTAAATTTGATGGTCACATTATTGCCACTTTGCTTGAATTTTCAGAAACTACAAAATTTATGACAATTGAAGATTTTGAAGCATTTGTAATTAGAGTGATTACAAACAAAATTAAAGAGGGAATCGAGCAATCAATTGCTACCGGAACTGGAACAGGTCAACCAACTGGAATATTATCAGATACAAAGATTAAAATTGTAAAAATTAAAGAATTAAACTACGATACTATTATTGAAATGATTAAATCATTAAAATTAGGATATTCAAATGGTGCTAAATTTGTAATGAATAACGAAACATTCTGAACTATTCAAAATATTAAAGATAAAAATGATCGCCCTATTTGAAACCACAATATAAGTTCAGATGGAGTCACTAATAAAATCTTAGGTTATGATGTTATTTTAACAGACACATATCCTACATTTTCTACAACAAATAAAACTAATTGCATTTCTTTTGGAAAATTAAATACTTATTATGTAAATTTCCAAGAACCTTAA
- a CDS encoding HK97 gp10 family phage protein, with amino-acid sequence MKKSNSVVDIFDFVADSIQQYTYDIQEQIKEEIKNVGEKILAEIKITCPISNKHLTKRRHLKDYFVFKIKLTKDKIIGVIYATKQYQIIHLLEYGYINHWNNEKINPRPFLRNAYNKYIDEYIKKNRNYFKILVNMIINNKREQNINLIIELLKNFIQIKKLNIHFLNLMKIISKTLKII; translated from the coding sequence ATGAAAAAAAGTAATTCAGTAGTTGATATATTTGATTTTGTTGCAGACTCAATCCAACAATATACTTATGATATCCAAGAACAAATAAAAGAAGAAATTAAAAATGTAGGTGAAAAAATATTGGCAGAAATTAAAATTACTTGCCCTATTAGCAATAAACATTTAACAAAAAGAAGACATTTAAAAGATTATTTTGTTTTTAAAATAAAATTAACCAAAGATAAAATAATTGGTGTAATTTATGCCACCAAACAATATCAAATAATTCACTTATTAGAATATGGATATATTAATCATTGAAATAATGAAAAAATTAATCCTCGCCCATTTTTACGAAATGCTTATAATAAGTATATTGATGAATATATTAAAAAAAATAGAAACTATTTTAAAATATTAGTTAATATGATTATTAATAATAAAAGAGAGCAGAATATTAATTTAATTATTGAATTATTAAAAAATTTTATCCAAATAAAAAAATTAAATATACATTTTTTAAATTTAATGAAGATAATTTCAAAAACATTGAAAATAATATAA
- a CDS encoding major tail protein translates to MQSPQKILGAVNLSLNVSENTNTFYADNKPYYISHSFQGYSGSLTIAKPSDDFEQEILGIEKDKNGNYIEKSTSLKSEIALGFEIKGDLEEKRIWLLRVNLKRPNQTHNTQTENVNPDTYTFELNALPRIEDNVIKIKTTKKLMKIIIITTFPKFQN, encoded by the coding sequence ATGCAATCCCCACAAAAAATATTAGGAGCAGTAAATTTAAGTTTAAATGTTAGCGAAAACACTAATACCTTTTATGCTGATAATAAACCATACTATATTTCACATTCTTTTCAAGGTTATAGTGGTAGTTTAACAATAGCAAAACCATCTGATGATTTTGAACAAGAAATTTTAGGAATTGAAAAAGATAAAAATGGAAATTATATTGAAAAATCAACTAGTTTAAAGAGTGAGATTGCTTTGGGGTTTGAAATCAAAGGTGATTTAGAAGAAAAAAGAATTTGACTTTTAAGAGTTAATTTAAAACGCCCCAATCAAACTCATAACACTCAAACCGAAAATGTAAACCCAGATACTTATACTTTTGAATTAAACGCCTTACCACGAATTGAAGATAATGTTATTAAAATTAAAACAACAAAAAAGCTAATGAAAATAATTATAATAACTACTTTTCCCAAGTTCCAAAATTAG